A stretch of the Procambarus clarkii isolate CNS0578487 chromosome 47, FALCON_Pclarkii_2.0, whole genome shotgun sequence genome encodes the following:
- the LOC138350909 gene encoding paternally-expressed gene 3 protein-like, whose amino-acid sequence MGWLSSPLSFLLNSTFNTTPDSCKTYLPALHCFRCKNLSAAHSFQQYTASSRKQIPAAHSFQQHTASSSTQLPAAHSSQQHTASSSPQLPAAHSFQQHTASSSTQLPAAHSFQQHTASSSTQLPAAHNFSSIQLPAAHSFSSTQLQQHIASAAHSFSSTQLQQHTASSSTQLPAAHSFQQHTASSSTQLPAAHSFQQHTASAAHSFQQPTASSSTQLPAAHSFQQHTAPSSTQLPAAHSFQQHTASSSTQLQQHTAPSSTQLPAAHSFQQHTAAAAHSFQQHTAPSSTQLPAAHSFQQHTAAAAHSFQQHTASSSTQLPAAHSFQQHTAPSSIQLPAAHSFQQHPAPSSTQLPAAHSFQQHTAPSSIQLPAAHSSQQHPAPSSPQLPAAQSFQQPTASSSTQLPAAHSFQQHTASSSTQLQQHTASSSTQLPAAHSFQQPTASSSTQLPAASSFQQHTASSSIQLPAAHSFQQHTASSSTQLPAASSFQQHTAPSSIQLPAAHSFQQHTASSSPQLPAAHSFQQHTASSSPQLPAAHSSQQHTASSSTQLPAAHSFQHSAWSIYQRVAPSSL is encoded by the coding sequence ATGGGCTGGCTTTCTTCACCACTCAGCTTTCTGCTCAATTCAACTTTCAACACAACCCCAGATTCCTGCAAGACTTATCTTCCAGCTCTACATTGCTTCCGCTGCAAAAATCTTTCAGCAGCACACAGCTTCCAGCAGTACACAGCTTCCAGCAGAAAACAGATTCCAGCAGCACACAGCTTCCAGCAGCACACAGCTTCCAGCAGCACACAGCTTCCAGCAGCACACAGCTCCCAGCAGCACACAGCTTCCAGCAGCCCACAGCTCCCAGCAGCACACAGCTTCCAGCAGCACACAGCTTCCAGCAGCACACAGCTTCCAGCAGCACACAGCTTCCAGCAGCACACAGCTTCCAGCAGCACACAACTTCCAGCAGCACACAACTTCAGCAGCATCCAGCTTCCAGCAGCACACAGCTTCAGCAGCACACAACTTCAACAGCACATAGCTTCAGCAGCACACAGCTTCAGCAGCACACAGCTTCAGCAGCACACAGCTTCCAGCAGCACACAGCTTCCAGCAGCACACAGCTTCCAGCAGCACACAGCTTCCAGCAGCACACAGCTCCCAGCAGCACACAGCTTCCAGCAGCACACAGCTTCAGCAGCACACAGCTTCCAGCAGCCCACAGCTTCCAGCAGCACACAGCTCCCAGCAGCCCACAGCTTCCAGCAGCACACAGCTCCCAGCAGCACACAGCTCCCAGCAGCACACAGCTTCCAGCAGCACACAGCTTCCAGCAGCACACAGCTGCAGCAGCACACAGCTCCCAGCAGCACACAGCTTCCAGCAGCACACAGCTTCCAGCAGCACACAGCTGCAGCAGCACACAGCTTCCAGCAGCACACAGCTCCCAGCAGCACACAGCTTCCAGCAGCACACAGCTTCCAGCAGCACACAGCTGCAGCAGCACACAGCTTCCAGCAGCACACAGCTTCCAGCAGCACACAGCTTCCAGCAGCCCACAGCTTCCAGCAGCACACAGCTCCCAGCAGCATCCAGCTTCCAGCAGCACACAGCTTCCAGCAGCATCCAGCTCCCAGCAGCACACAGCTTCCAGCAGCACACAGCTTCCAGCAGCACACAGCTCCCAGCAGCATCCAGCTTCCAGCAGCACACAGCTCCCAGCAGCATCCAGCTCCCAGCAGCCCACAGCTTCCAGCAGCACAGAGCTTCCAGCAGCCCACAGCTTCCAGCAGCACACAGCTCCCAGCAGCACACAGCTTCCAGCAGCACACAGCTTCCAGCAGCACACAGCTGCAGCAGCACACAGCTTCCAGCAGCACACAGCTTCCAGCAGCACACAGCTTCCAGCAGCCCACAGCTTCCAGCAGCACACAGCTCCCAGCAGCATCCAGCTTCCAGCAGCACACAGCTTCCAGCAGCATCCAGCTCCCAGCAGCACACAGCTTCCAGCAGCACACAGCTTCCAGCAGCACACAGCTCCCAGCAGCATCCAGCTTCCAGCAGCACACAGCTCCCAGCAGCATCCAGCTCCCAGCAGCACACAGCTTCCAGCAGCACACAGCTTCCAGCAGCCCACAGCTCCCAGCAGCACACAGCTTCCAGCAGCACACAGCTTCCAGCAGCCCACAGCTTCCAGCAGCACACAGCTCCCAGCAGCACACAGCTTCCAGCAGCACACAGCTTCCTGCAGCACACAGCTTCCAGCACTCAGCTTGGAGCATCTACCAGCGTGTAGCACCGTCCAGCTTGTAG